The genomic interval CGCCTGCGTGATCGTATGCGTGCCGGTGCAGGTCGTGCTCGCACCCGGCGCCAGCGTCGTCACCGGACACACGGCCGCGGCGTCGAGCTTGTCGTCGTCGATCGCGATATTGCCGATCGTCACGTTGCCGGTGTTGGTCACCAGGAACGAATACGCAATGGTGCTGCCGGCGGTGTTGCCGCTCGGCGTGCTCGCGGTCTTGACCACCGTCAGCGACGGCGTGGTCTCGAGCGTCACATCCTCTTCGTCCGGCGGGCTCGTCGTCGTGCCGCCGCCCGGCGTCGTGCCGGTCGCGGTCGCGGTGTTGAGCACTTCGCCGGCATCGACTTCCGCCTGCGTGATCGTGTGCGTGCCGGTGCAGGTCGTGCTCGCACCCGGGGCCAGCGTCGTCACCGGGCACACGGCCGCAGCGTCGAGCTTGTCATCGTCGATCGCGATGTTGGCAATCGTCACGTTGCCGGTGTTGGTCACCAGGAACGAATACGCAATGGTGCTGCCCGCGGTGTTGCCGCTCGGCGTGCTCGCGGTCTTGACGACCGTCAGCGACGGGTCCGGCGTCTCGGTGGGAATCTCGATCGACGGCTGACAGACGGCGTCGGTCGAACCGGCCGGACAGACCGCAGGCGTGTCGGGCGTGGTGACCGTCGCGGTATTGCGGATCGTGCCTGCGTCCGCATCGGCCTGGGTCACCGTGTAGGTGCCCACCAGGGTGCAGGTATTGCCCACCGTCAGCGGTGCACAGGTGATGTTGTCGGGCGTGATGCGCGCGTCGGCCACCGTCACCGTGGGCAGCGTGACGTTGCCACTGTTGGTGACCGTCACGGTGTAGGTCAGCACATCGCCAACGGCCACCGGGCCGGCCGGCGCCGCACCATTGACCGCCGTCAGTGCCTTGGACGAAGTGACCGCCGGCTCGACCGCGATCAGCGTGGTTTCGTCGCAGTCGTTGCCGGTCGCCGCACAGTCGATGCCATTGACCGTGACCGCGTTGACGATCTGGTTGACCGTGGCGGGGGTGCCGACATCAATCTGGACCACGAACGAGAACACGGTGCTCTGACCGGCCAGCACATTGCGCGACTGGGTGTTGACGCAGTTGGCGCCGGTGCAGGTGAAGTCGTCCGCCGTCGCGCCATGCAGGGTGTTGGCCGGCACGGTTTCGACGACGTCGCCCGCGAACACGGTCGCGGCCTGGGTGCCGCCGACGTGGCGGACCTCGATCGCATAGCCCAGCAGGTCGCCCGGTGCGGCCGATTCGCCCGCAGCCACGGGCTGGCCGTCGCGGGTGATCGAGGCCAGCGTCTTGGTGACCTGCAACTGCGCCGGGGCGATGGTCGGGAAGCTGCACGACGCGAGGTCGCGGCCCGCCCCGCTGGCCGATGCGCCGACTTGCGACATCGTGCCGTTGGTCAAATCCATCGCGTAATACGCGCCGGTGGTGTTGACGACCACGTAGAGCAAGCCGTCTGCACCGAACGCCGCGCCTGCGTAGTTCACCCCCGACGGTGCGCCGGTGAAGGTCTGCTGGCGGGTCGCGGTGCCCTTGTCGACATCGACGCGATACAGGTCGTTGCCAGCCACCAGCCAGCCCACGCCCTGGTCATCGAACGCGATGTCGCCCGAACCGAAGTCGCTCGGCGCCACGTCGTAGGTCAGCGTACTCTGCCCAGCGAGCCGATAGCCGTAGTCGCCGTCGCGCTCGATACGGTACATCTGCGCCGTCGCCCCAGCGCCTGCGCGGGTCGCGGCCGTGATCAGATAGCCCACGCCGGTCTGGGTCATGCCCGCACGCGGCAGATTGGCGTTGATCGTCGCGCCGGTGCGGTACCAGCCGGGGCTGGTCGGATGCGTCGGGTCGTAGGCCCAGACGACGCCGCCCGACCCCTGGTGGAACAGCAGACGGGTCCGTCCGGTCGGATCGACCATCAGCCCGTTGAGGTCACCGGTGACCGCGAAGTCCAGCCCGGCGACACGGGTGTCGGCTGCCGATCCCGGCGTGTACTGGTAGATGCCGACGCCGTTGACGATGTTGAAGAAGCCGCCATCGACCGGGCAGAACCCGATCTCCTCGGCCGCCGGGACGACCGGACCGATCACATTGGCGTCCGCCTCGCCCTCGACATCCTGCGGCAAGGGCACGGTCTGGGCGTTGTGACGCACCGAGACGACGTTGCGGATGGGCTCGCCGGTCGGCGCCGCGGCATCGACGCGCACGCGGAACGACATCTGTGCCGACTGGGTCGGCAAAACCATGCCACCAACCGAGCCGGTGGCACCGCTGCCGATCCGGAACACCACGCGGTTGTTGGCGGTGTCGAACTCGGCAATGTCGTCGCCCACCGCATCGGACATGCTGCCGGTCGCTGCGTCGGCCGCGTTGGTGAGCACCCGCAACGAACCCGGCACATAGGTGGTGTTGGACGGGATCGGATCGGTGACGACCACATTGGTGGCGCCGTCCTGGCCGTTGTTGGTGAACGAGACGATGTACTCGACCTCTTCGCCCTGGCGGACTTCGCTGCTCGGCCCGAGCACCTCGCCCGAGGGCACGCGGCGCGCCTGCTTGGTCAGCGACGTAACGAGGTCGGGGAAGAAGATGTCGGTCGCGAAGACCAGCGCATGCGGGAAGTACGCATCCTGGCTGCTGGTGAACTCCAGCGTCGCGCCGGTGGCACCGTTGCGCAGACGCGGGCGGCCGGAATTGGCAGCCGTGTTGGAGATGTCGACCAGCTTCAGATCAACTGCGAACTGGTTGACGTAGTCGGGATTCTTGGCAGTGAAACGCTCGCCCAGACGGCTGATGCCGCTGTTCCAGAAATTGTTGGCGGGACTCTGCGCATCGCTGAGCGCGCCGGGGTTGAGCACGTCCGCGCCGCTGAGCCGGAACTGGTCGCCGGTGATGCCGCCGTCGCCTTCCCACACGAGCGCGCCCATGTAGGCGGTGAACTCGCCGTTTTGCGGCGTCAACAAACCAGTGACCGTGACCGACTGCGGGTTGGTGCCATTGACGTAGCCGGCATCGCCGTCGAACACCATCAGCCGCCGATAGGGCTTGCTGTCGTGCTCGTAGAGCACGATCAATGCCCAACCGCCATAGTTGCCCAGACCGCCGCCGTTGTTGTTGCCGCTCACGTCGGAGGTCAGTCCGCCGGCGGCGTAAGTGCCCGCGCCCGCGGCCGCGACCAGCGCGGTGACATCGCGATAGGCCGAATAGGGGCGGCTGCCCGCGTCGCCTTGGCTGGGGAAGGTGTTGAGATCGCTGGCACTGATCGCCTGGTAGCTGCCGCTCGGAGTCCGGAACTGCAGCGTGCCGCGGGCCGCGTTGTTCTCGGTCGATCGGCCGCCCCAGTAGAGGCCGGCCGAAAGCACGCGCGCCCCGCTGGGCAGGCTCAGGGTCGCGGTCGATGAGTTCTGCGGCACACCGGCGGGCAACCGGTTGCCCTCGATGTTCACGAACCGCATCGCCATCGACGAGCCGTTGTTGAGGCCGGAGTTGGACTGGTCGCAGCTGGCGCAGGTCAACAGCGCATTGCCGATCATCTCGACGTCGCCGCGCGCGTTGAAGCTGTGCCGCTCATTGAGCTGCGCCTGTGCCACGCCGTGCGCGAGCAGCAGGACGCAGATGGCCATCAGCCATCGTGCCCGCCCCGTCACCACGCGGCGGAGTCCCGCCACGACCCGGTTGTTCGTCTGCCCATCTTGCTGGCTCATGCCCTGCCCCTTCGCTCTTCGTTCGGTCCGCGACCGCACCCCGCGGTCTCGTCGTTGGCAGGCGCGCGCTCATGCGCCGACATGCACGAACGGAAGGCGCAGGCCTTCCGCCGCGATGTCGGCGGCTGATCGCTCGGTTGATTGGCGCCGCACGCGGCGCGCCCCTGGACAACGGGCGGCATTAGACGGCAAGGCGCGCGGAGATACACGCACGCTTGCTCACCGTTTATTTCACGGAAAACTCACATTGCTGAGTAGGGGGCGCACAGCGCCCCGGTGCGGCTCCCGATCAACCGAGCTGCAGCGCGGGACACTGTCGATCGCAAGGCCGTTACAGCACCTGCGCATGGCGGCCTCGATGACGCGCCGGCAAGGGGCCGCCGCGCAGTGCGGCAGCCGTAGACCGGATCAGCGAGGGCGCTTGACCGGGCGCTTCCAGCCTTCGACCAGGCTTTGCCTGGCCCGCGCAACGGCGAGCTTGCCGTCGGGCACGTCGGCGGTGATCACCGAGCCCGCGGCGGTGGTGGCGTCATGACCGATGCGCACCGGCGCGACCAGTGCGGCGTTGGAGCCGATGAACGCCCGGTCGCCGATGACGGTCTTGAACTTGTTCACACCGTCGTAGTTGCAGGTGATGGTGCCGGCGCCGATGTTGCTGCCGGCCCCGACCTCGGCATCGCCCAGGTAGGTCAGATGGTTGGCCTTGCTGCCGACGCCGAGGGTCGCGTTCTTGGTCTCGACGAAGTTGCCCACATGCACGCCGTCGGCAAGCACGGTGCCCGGTCGGAGCCGTGCGAACGGGCCGATCGTCACCGCGCCTTCTGCGCGCACGCCCTCCAGGTCGCAATGCGCGCGGATCTCGGTGCCTTCGCCCAGGCCCACGTCGCGCAGCCGGCAGAAGGGCCCGATGCGCACGCCCTCGCCCAGTTCGACGCGGCCCTCGAACACCACGTCGACGTCGATTTCGACGTCGGGCGCAACGATCACCTCGCCGCGGATGTCCACGCGGGCGGGATCGGCGAACCGGGCGCCCTGCAGGCACAGCGCCCGTACCGCGCGCAGCTGCCATGCGCGCTCGAGCTGGGACAGCTGCCAAGGGTCGTTGGCGCCTTCAGCCTCGAGCGGATCGTCGACCATGACGATCTGCGCGGCGCTGTACTCGTCAGCGGCCATCGCGAACACATCGGTGAGGTAGTACTCGCCCTGCGCATTGTCCGACGACAGCCGCGCGAGCCAGGACTTGAGCGCGGTCGCCTCGGCCGCGAGGATGCCGGTGTTGACCAGGCTGATCCGGCGCTGCGCCTCATCGGCATCCTTGTGCTCGACGATCGCACCGACATGGCCCTCGGGATCGCGCACGATGCGGCCGTAACCGGTCGGGTCCTCGAGTTCGGCGGCCAACACCGCCAGACGGCCCTCGACCGCCACCAACCGGCGCAGGGTCTGCGCGCGCAGCAGCGGCACGTCACCGTAGAGCACGAGCACCTGGGCCCCGTCGGGCACCGCGTCCATCGCCTGGCGGACCGCATGCCCGGTGCCCAGCTGCTCGCGCTGCTCGGCCCACTGCAGGTCGGTCCGATCGGCGAACGCCGCCCGCACCTGCTCACCGCGGTGGCCGTACACAACGTGGATGCCCGCAGGCTCAAGTTCGCGCGCCGCGGCGATCACGTGCCAGAGCATCGGCCGGCCAGCGATCTTCTGCAGCACCTTGGGCAGCGAGGACTTCATGCGCTTGCCCTCGCCTGCGGCGAGGATGACGACGTGCAGCGGAGCGGTCATGGCGTTCGAAACCTGGCGGGGGTTCGATGATAATCGACGCCCGTGCCTCCAGGACCTGCGATGTTCCATTCCCGAGCCCCCACGACCGCGGGTGCGCCGCAACGTTGGGCGGCCCTGGTTTGGGCCGCCGGCCCCGTCCTCGTGGTGATCGGTATCACGACCCACGGGCTGTGGGCGCAGGCCCCCTGGGAACGCTTCGCGCTCGCGCTGGGACTGGCGCTGACGGCCGCCGCGCTGGCGTGGCCGGCCGTGCGCTGGCTGCGCTGGCACTGGGCATCGGCCTTGATCGCGATCTGGAGCGCTGCATTGCTGCTGTTCGCCGGCCCCCGGCCGGTGTTTGCCGTCGCACTGCTGGCGCTCGCGGCGATGGCGACCGGGCTGCGCTGGGTGCCTGCGCGGCTTCCAGCACGTGCGGCCATCGCGGCCATCCTCGGTTATGCAGCCATCGCCGGCGCCGCGGGCTGGCTGCTCCCGCTGCCGATGCACCGCACGCCGGTGTGGTTGGTCGTGCTGGTGGTGCTCGTCGCACTCGGCCGTAAGGCGCTCGTCGCCGAATTGCGCGCATCTGCAGGTGCGTGGCGTGAGGCCGCAGCCGAGCACCCTCGCGCCCTGGCGTGGGGCGTGATGCTGCTGGGCCTGGCCTCGACCGGCGCCTGGTTGCCGACGATGCAGATGGACGACCTCACCTACCATCTCAACCTGCCCGCGCAGTTGGCCTTGCACGCGCGTTACCAGGCCGCACCCCAGCATGGCGTCTGGGCGTTCGCGCCGTGGCTGGGCGATATCGGCCAGGGGATCGCATGGTCGATCGCCGGCCAGGAAGCGCGCGGCGCGCTCAACGCGTTCTGGCTGATCGCCGCGGCCTTGGCGCTGGGCGGCTGCGCGCGGGCACTGGGGGCAACGCCGTTGGAGCGCAACGCGGCGATCGCGCTGTTCGCGAGCTTCCCGCCCCTGGTCTGGCTGACCGCCGGCATGCAGACCGAGCTGCCGGCGATGGCGGTGCTGTTCGGGTTGGGCACCGTGCTCGCCCATCGCGAAAACGACGGACCGCGGCTGATGGCGGCTGCGCTGCTGCTGGCAGCCCTCGCTGCGCTCAAGCCAATCCATGCGCTCTCGGCTTTGCCGCTGCTGGCATGGGCCGGCATGCGTGGGTGGCCGCGCGCGCACGCACGACGCTGGGCGATGGCGCTCGCTGCCGGTCTGTTGGTCGCCGGCTCGAGTTACGCCAACGCCTGGTGGCACACCGGCAACCCGGTGCTGCCGCTGTTCAATTCGGTGTTTCAATCGCCATTCCATCCCCCCGAGAACATGGGCGACGACCGCTGGCACGCGGGGCTGGGCCTCGACCTGCCCTGGCAGCTCACCTTCGCCAGCAGCCGTTATGTCGAAGCCTGGGATGGCGGCGCCGGCTTTCTGCTGATCGGATTGGCCGGTGGCTGGCTGCTCGCGCTTGGACGGCGTGCCACACGCGGGTTCGCGCTCGCGGTCGCCTGCGTCGCCTTGCTGCCATTGCTGCCGATGCAGTACGCGCGCTATGCCTATCCGGGCATCGCGCTGCTGATCGTCGCCTGCCTGCCCGGCAGTCGTGCCCAGGTCGGCGACCGGGCTTGGCGTTGGGGCATCGTTGCGCTGTGCGCGCTGAACCTCGCGTTCCAAGCGAACGCGGGATGGACCCACCACAGCGCCGCACTCAAGCGCACCCTGCGCGCACCGGGCGACGCCTCGGCGGTGCTGCCGCACTACGTCGCCGAGCGGACCCTGATTGCCGAGCTCCCTGACGACGATGGCATCGTGCTGGCCACCGATCCCCAGCGCGGCTACATCGCCGAACTCGCCGGTCGCGGACGGCTGATGTCGCTGCACGCACCGACACTTGCTGCCGCGCGGCTGGCTGCCGACGCCGATCCGTCCGGCGACGCGTGGCGCCGAGTGCTCTCCGACACCGAGGCGCGCTGGATTCTGGTCACCGAGGCCGACGCGTCGCCGGCATTGCGCGCCGGCCTGGCCGCGAGCGGCGCGGTCCGTGTCCGCAGCCTCAACGGCATCGCGCTATGGCGGCGCGGGCAGGCGTGACCGTGCGATGGGATTGAAGCGACAGGGCGGCAGCTACCTGCTGATCGGCGGCTTGCAGTGGCTGCTCGACTGGGCGGTGATGGTCGCACTCAGCCACGCCGGACTGCCGGTCCGCCAGGCCAACGTGGTCGGCCGGATCTGCGGCGCCTTGATGGGGTTCTGGTTGAACGGGCGCTTCACATTCGGCGCGGATGGCCGTGGCCCCAACCGGACGCAGTTGCTGCGCTTCTTGGTGATGTGGGCACTGATGACGGTACTCAGCACCTGGGCGATCGGCCACATCGACGACTACCTCGGCCGGCACTGGGCATGGCTCGCCAAGCCGCTGGTCGAGATCGCGCTGGGCGCACTCGGCTTCGTGGTCTCGCGGCAGTGGGTGTACAAGCGCTAGCTGCGCGCTGCGCCCCAAGGAAGCCCGCAAAGAAAAACGCCGGCACAAGGCCGGCGTCATCGAACGAATGTACCGCGAAACGGCTCAGTGCTTGAGCGTCTTGCGCAGGCGCTCGAGTGCCTGCAACTGGACGACCGCTTCGGCAAGCTTCTGCTGCGCTTCGGCCACGTCCATCGCCTCGCCGCGTCCGGCGAGCACACGCTCGGCCTCGTCCTTGGCCGCCTTGACTGCGGCCTCGTCGATATCGTCGGCACGGATCGCGGTATCGGCCAGGATCGTCACAACCTGGGGCTGCACCTCGAGGATGCCGCCGCCGATCGCGAAATCGAGCACCTCGCCATTGGGCTGGGTGACCACGACCTTGCCGGGCT from Luteimonas sp. S4-F44 carries:
- the glmU gene encoding bifunctional UDP-N-acetylglucosamine diphosphorylase/glucosamine-1-phosphate N-acetyltransferase GlmU, whose product is MTAPLHVVILAAGEGKRMKSSLPKVLQKIAGRPMLWHVIAAARELEPAGIHVVYGHRGEQVRAAFADRTDLQWAEQREQLGTGHAVRQAMDAVPDGAQVLVLYGDVPLLRAQTLRRLVAVEGRLAVLAAELEDPTGYGRIVRDPEGHVGAIVEHKDADEAQRRISLVNTGILAAEATALKSWLARLSSDNAQGEYYLTDVFAMAADEYSAAQIVMVDDPLEAEGANDPWQLSQLERAWQLRAVRALCLQGARFADPARVDIRGEVIVAPDVEIDVDVVFEGRVELGEGVRIGPFCRLRDVGLGEGTEIRAHCDLEGVRAEGAVTIGPFARLRPGTVLADGVHVGNFVETKNATLGVGSKANHLTYLGDAEVGAGSNIGAGTITCNYDGVNKFKTVIGDRAFIGSNAALVAPVRIGHDATTAAGSVITADVPDGKLAVARARQSLVEGWKRPVKRPR
- a CDS encoding GtrA family protein, with product MGLKRQGGSYLLIGGLQWLLDWAVMVALSHAGLPVRQANVVGRICGALMGFWLNGRFTFGADGRGPNRTQLLRFLVMWALMTVLSTWAIGHIDDYLGRHWAWLAKPLVEIALGALGFVVSRQWVYKR
- a CDS encoding F0F1 ATP synthase subunit epsilon, which gives rise to MSTIRCDIVSAEAEIFHGEATLVVATGELGELGIAPRHAPLITRLKPGKVVVTQPNGEVLDFAIGGGILEVQPQVVTILADTAIRADDIDEAAVKAAKDEAERVLAGRGEAMDVAEAQQKLAEAVVQLQALERLRKTLKH